From Pseudoalteromonas sp. R3, one genomic window encodes:
- the yjgA gene encoding ribosome biogenesis factor YjgA, with product MAKKPTQEPEEEIIYVSKSELKRDAQQYHQLGVDIAQLGKKQREKIPLNPELVAAMDLADKLRGKHDAYRRHLNFIAKQLRTTSNVDELQQSLDLILNRNNQADVLLNQVEKLRDELIAKGDDKINALLDEHPTLERQKLRQLVRQAKKEQQAEKPGKGYKELFQLLKELILP from the coding sequence ATGGCCAAAAAACCGACTCAAGAGCCAGAAGAAGAGATCATTTATGTCTCGAAAAGCGAGCTAAAACGCGATGCACAACAGTACCATCAGCTAGGTGTTGATATCGCGCAGTTAGGTAAGAAACAAAGAGAAAAGATCCCACTCAACCCTGAACTGGTTGCAGCTATGGATCTAGCCGATAAGCTGCGTGGTAAACATGACGCTTACCGCCGCCATCTGAACTTCATCGCTAAACAATTGCGTACCACCAGCAATGTAGATGAATTACAACAAAGCCTGGACCTGATATTAAACAGGAACAACCAGGCCGATGTATTACTCAATCAGGTCGAAAAGCTCAGAGACGAACTGATCGCCAAAGGCGACGACAAGATCAACGCCCTGCTTGATGAACATCCAACGTTGGAGCGTCAAAAACTGAGACAGTTGGTACGTCAAGCGAAAAAAGAACAACAGGCGGAAAAACCGGGGAAAGGCTACAAAGAGCTGTTTCAGTTGCTTAAAGAATTGATTTTGCCATAA
- the tldD gene encoding metalloprotease TldD — protein sequence MSNFGSEHVEQHLLADSDLTREQLQQTLAYIHQHKVDYADLYFQSSYHETWVLEDGSIKEGSYNIERGVGVRAVSGEKTGFSYSDAINIEALNQAAMAARSIAQQGEDKQVQVFSDVKAATQFEATQPLLSMSDSEKVALLREVEAAIRELAPEAEQVVSSMSAVYEEVLVAASDGTFATDIRPLVRLNCSVLLAKNGRRERGSAGGGARLDYNYFRELVDGKPRWQEYVSKAVHQARINLEAVDAPAGTMPVVLGAGWPGVLLHEAVGHGLEGDFNRKGASAFSGRVGEQVASSLCTVVDDGTMNDRRGSLNIDDEGTPAGYNVLIEKGVLKGYMQDKLNARLMGVAPTGNARRESYAHLPMPRMTNTYMLPGEHSQSEIIASVKKGIFAPNFGGGQVDITSGKFVFSASEAYLIEDGKVTRPIKGATLIGNGPDVMQKISMLGNDLELDTGVGVCGKSGQSVPVGVGQPSLKIDELTVGGTA from the coding sequence ATGAGTAATTTTGGTAGCGAGCACGTTGAACAACATTTACTGGCTGACAGTGACTTAACTCGGGAGCAGCTGCAGCAGACGCTGGCATATATTCATCAGCATAAGGTGGATTATGCTGACCTGTATTTTCAGTCTAGCTATCATGAAACCTGGGTGCTGGAAGATGGCTCCATCAAAGAGGGCAGTTACAATATAGAACGCGGTGTTGGAGTGCGTGCAGTTAGTGGTGAAAAAACCGGTTTTAGTTACTCTGATGCCATTAATATCGAAGCATTGAATCAGGCAGCAATGGCGGCCAGAAGCATTGCACAGCAAGGTGAAGACAAACAGGTGCAGGTGTTCAGTGATGTCAAAGCTGCGACCCAATTTGAGGCAACTCAGCCGCTGCTGAGTATGAGTGACTCTGAAAAAGTCGCTTTGTTACGTGAAGTAGAAGCTGCTATCCGTGAATTGGCCCCTGAGGCTGAGCAGGTGGTTAGCTCAATGTCTGCCGTCTACGAGGAAGTGTTGGTTGCAGCCAGTGATGGCACCTTTGCAACGGATATACGCCCTCTGGTTCGTTTAAACTGCTCTGTATTACTGGCTAAAAATGGTCGTCGTGAACGGGGCAGTGCGGGCGGCGGCGCGCGTCTGGACTACAACTATTTCCGCGAGTTGGTTGATGGTAAACCGCGGTGGCAAGAGTATGTCTCGAAAGCAGTTCACCAGGCTCGGATTAACCTGGAGGCGGTTGATGCACCAGCAGGTACTATGCCTGTGGTATTAGGTGCTGGCTGGCCAGGTGTTCTATTGCATGAAGCTGTTGGTCATGGCCTTGAAGGCGACTTTAACCGCAAAGGGGCGTCCGCATTTAGCGGCCGTGTAGGCGAGCAAGTCGCTTCCAGCCTGTGCACAGTGGTAGACGATGGTACGATGAATGATCGGCGAGGTTCATTGAACATTGACGATGAAGGGACACCGGCCGGTTATAACGTCTTGATCGAAAAGGGCGTGCTGAAAGGTTATATGCAGGATAAGCTCAATGCCAGGTTGATGGGGGTGGCGCCGACTGGTAATGCCAGACGTGAATCTTACGCGCATTTGCCAATGCCAAGAATGACCAACACCTACATGCTGCCAGGAGAACATAGTCAAAGTGAGATTATAGCGTCGGTCAAGAAGGGGATCTTCGCCCCTAACTTCGGCGGTGGTCAGGTAGACATTACATCTGGTAAGTTCGTGTTTTCCGCGTCGGAGGCCTATTTGATCGAAGACGGTAAAGTAACGCGGCCGATTAAAGGTGCCACGCTAATTGGTAATGGTCCGGATGTAATGCAAAAAATTTCTATGCTAGGTAATGATCTGGAGTTAGATACGGGTGTTGGTGTCTGCGGTAAAAGCGGCCAGAGTGTGCCTGTTGGAGTGGGTCAGCCCAGTCTGAAAATCGACGAACTCACCGTCGGTGGTACCGCCTAA
- the mgtE gene encoding magnesium transporter — protein sequence MPEVFEQDYTLELLQQVTNALNSGQFVQVRRTLAEIPPCDTALLLESSPHKVRTLLWQLVDPDIQGDVLEELSEDVRLSIIAKMEPELIAAATEDMDDDDLGEVLRSLPDPVYQDVIGAMDSQDRARATQALSYVEHSAGALMNTDTVTIRPDVSLDVVLRYLRLKGDLPAGTDDLYVVDKDNCFLGSLSISVLLTSQPDKLVKELMNDERETIPISMDESDVAQLFERHNWISAPVVDDNAHLLGRITIDDIVDVIREDAEHSLMSMAGLDDEEDTFAPVWKSSRRRSIWLGINLLTALMAAFVASFFEGTLDILPILAVLNGIVPSMGGVAGSQTLTLVIRGIALGHVNATNQRFLLGKELAIGALNGLLWSLLIAGVIALWQWDFVLGGVIAFAMFMNLVAAGIAGASIPLILKRMNIDPALAGSVVLTTVTDIVGIFAFLGTATWLLV from the coding sequence ATGCCTGAAGTTTTTGAACAAGACTACACACTGGAGCTATTACAGCAAGTTACCAATGCCCTCAACAGTGGTCAGTTTGTTCAAGTCAGGCGCACATTAGCCGAAATTCCGCCCTGCGACACCGCATTACTCCTGGAGTCCTCTCCGCATAAAGTCAGAACCCTACTTTGGCAGTTGGTTGACCCGGATATTCAGGGTGACGTATTAGAAGAACTGTCAGAAGACGTACGACTCAGCATCATCGCCAAGATGGAACCTGAGCTCATTGCTGCGGCAACCGAGGACATGGACGATGACGATCTTGGTGAAGTCCTGAGAAGCCTGCCTGATCCTGTTTATCAGGATGTTATCGGCGCTATGGACTCGCAAGACAGAGCTCGCGCAACACAGGCACTTTCTTATGTGGAGCACTCCGCCGGCGCCCTGATGAACACAGATACGGTGACTATTCGCCCGGATGTGTCATTGGACGTTGTCTTGCGTTACTTGCGCCTTAAAGGTGACCTCCCTGCTGGTACTGATGATCTGTACGTTGTTGACAAAGACAATTGCTTTTTGGGTTCCCTGTCTATCAGTGTGTTACTCACCAGTCAGCCAGATAAGCTCGTCAAGGAACTCATGAACGATGAGCGTGAGACTATCCCTATTTCCATGGATGAAAGTGACGTAGCTCAGCTGTTCGAACGTCACAACTGGATCTCTGCCCCGGTAGTCGACGATAACGCACACTTGTTGGGGCGTATCACCATTGATGATATCGTTGATGTTATTCGTGAAGATGCTGAACATAGCCTGATGAGTATGGCGGGCCTTGACGATGAGGAAGATACCTTTGCACCAGTCTGGAAAAGTAGCCGGCGCCGTTCAATCTGGCTAGGGATCAACTTGCTTACAGCGCTGATGGCCGCTTTTGTTGCCAGCTTTTTTGAAGGCACCCTAGATATTTTGCCAATCCTGGCTGTCTTAAATGGCATAGTTCCAAGTATGGGTGGGGTTGCCGGTAGTCAAACTCTTACCCTGGTTATTCGTGGTATTGCACTTGGGCACGTGAACGCCACTAACCAGCGCTTTTTACTAGGTAAAGAGCTTGCCATTGGCGCCTTGAATGGATTGCTCTGGTCACTGCTCATTGCAGGTGTAATTGCACTGTGGCAATGGGATTTTGTACTAGGTGGTGTGATCGCTTTTGCAATGTTTATGAACCTGGTCGCCGCAGGTATTGCCGGTGCCAGCATACCCTTGATCCTGAAGAGGATGAACATAGATCCTGCTCTGGCAGGCAGCGTGGTGCTCACTACAGTGACCGACATTGTAGGTATTTTCGCCTTCCTGGGCACCGCAACCTGGCTGCTGGTTTAA
- the pmbA gene encoding metalloprotease PmbA codes for MSQQQDPIWTQIDEVKQAVSDVLDYAKQLGATSAEASMSRTSGLSVSTRMGEVETIEFNQDGGLGLSVYVGQHKGSASTADLGPNALRSVVEKAVEIAKFTSDDPCNGVADADLMPTKVPELDLFHPWTLTPEEGVKRCLEAEQAALNFDPRIVNSDGASVASHQGLRVYGNSHGFLAGFPRTRHTLSTMVIGEENGVMQRDNAYSISRLHTQLRDAKAVGVEAAESTLAKLNSRKLATMRVPVVFRADIANSLFGHLVSAIGGGALYRKSSFLLDSLGAEVFDPCVSIKEQPHMLQALASSPFDAEGVKTTARDIISGGVLETYLLPSYAARRLGMRSTGHAGGIHNWLVQATEPDLAALLRTMGRGLLVTELMGQGVNTVTGDYSRGAAGFWVENGEIQYPVSEITIAGNLKDMFKSVKAIGGDIETRGAVQTGSVLIESMQIAGQ; via the coding sequence ATGAGCCAGCAGCAAGATCCCATTTGGACGCAGATTGATGAAGTAAAACAGGCAGTGTCCGATGTCCTTGACTACGCAAAGCAACTCGGCGCGACCTCCGCTGAGGCGTCGATGAGCCGGACTTCGGGTTTGTCTGTCAGCACTCGTATGGGTGAAGTTGAAACGATAGAATTTAATCAAGATGGCGGACTGGGGCTGAGCGTGTATGTGGGTCAGCACAAAGGCTCGGCATCGACTGCCGATTTGGGTCCTAACGCCTTGCGTTCTGTGGTGGAAAAAGCGGTCGAAATCGCTAAGTTTACCTCTGACGACCCGTGTAATGGTGTGGCCGATGCGGATCTAATGCCAACAAAAGTGCCTGAATTGGATTTGTTTCACCCCTGGACTCTGACCCCTGAAGAAGGCGTAAAGCGATGCCTTGAAGCAGAGCAGGCTGCATTGAATTTCGATCCTCGTATTGTCAACTCTGATGGTGCCAGTGTGGCCAGTCATCAGGGCTTGCGCGTCTATGGTAATAGCCACGGATTTTTGGCTGGTTTCCCGCGTACCCGACATACTTTAAGTACTATGGTGATAGGTGAAGAAAATGGCGTTATGCAACGCGACAACGCCTACTCAATTTCACGTTTGCATACACAACTGCGAGATGCCAAAGCCGTGGGGGTGGAAGCGGCTGAGTCAACACTGGCCAAGCTAAATAGCCGCAAACTGGCTACCATGCGGGTGCCTGTGGTGTTTCGTGCGGACATTGCTAACAGCCTGTTTGGTCATTTGGTATCGGCAATTGGTGGTGGCGCTTTATATCGTAAGTCGAGTTTCTTGTTGGATAGTTTGGGAGCTGAGGTGTTTGACCCCTGTGTTTCCATCAAGGAACAACCACACATGTTACAGGCTTTAGCGTCTAGCCCGTTTGATGCTGAAGGTGTCAAAACAACAGCACGTGATATTATCAGTGGTGGTGTGCTGGAAACATATCTGTTACCCAGCTATGCCGCTAGACGCTTAGGTATGCGCAGCACAGGCCATGCCGGCGGGATACACAACTGGTTGGTACAAGCAACGGAACCTGATCTGGCGGCTTTGCTACGCACAATGGGGCGCGGTTTGTTAGTGACAGAGCTGATGGGGCAGGGCGTAAACACGGTCACAGGCGATTATTCGCGTGGTGCAGCGGGTTTTTGGGTAGAAAATGGAGAGATCCAATATCCGGTTAGTGAGATCACCATTGCCGGTAATCTTAAAGACATGTTCAAGTCTGTCAAAGCCATTGGCGGAGACATTGAAACCCGAGGTGCAGTACAAACTGGCTCAGTGCTAATTGAAAGCATGCAAATTGCTGGTCAGTAA
- the rapZ gene encoding RNase adapter RapZ, which translates to MQLIIVSGRSGSGKSVALRVLEDLGYYCADNIPVNLLPALVRSVSDSYDKIAVSVDVRNLPKDQQELDDILEYLPGFAEPNIFYLDSEDQILIRRFSETRRLHPLSLADLSLDKAIKKEKELLDPLIRRANITIDTTDMSIHQLAERIREKILGKKDKQLIITFESFGFKHGIPKEADYVFDARFLPNPHWEPELKPLTGLDKPVIDYLASHSLVQKFTWQIQTFVQTWLPHLERNNRSYLTISIGCTGGQHRSVYLAQTLGERFARTHSNVKIHHREQEK; encoded by the coding sequence GTGCAGCTAATTATTGTCAGTGGTCGTTCTGGCTCGGGAAAGTCGGTCGCCCTTCGCGTACTGGAGGACTTGGGTTACTACTGCGCCGATAATATCCCTGTCAACCTGCTGCCCGCTTTAGTGCGCAGTGTGTCAGACAGCTATGATAAAATTGCCGTAAGCGTGGACGTACGTAACCTGCCAAAAGATCAGCAAGAACTCGACGACATTTTGGAATATTTACCCGGATTTGCGGAACCTAATATTTTTTATCTGGACAGTGAAGACCAAATCCTGATCCGTCGCTTTTCTGAAACACGTCGCCTACACCCGCTATCACTGGCGGATCTGTCACTGGACAAAGCAATAAAAAAAGAAAAAGAGCTGCTTGACCCGCTTATCCGTCGCGCCAACATTACCATTGATACCACAGATATGAGCATTCACCAGTTGGCAGAGCGGATCCGGGAAAAAATCCTGGGTAAAAAAGACAAACAATTAATTATCACCTTTGAATCTTTTGGCTTTAAACATGGTATTCCAAAAGAAGCTGATTACGTATTTGATGCTCGTTTTCTACCTAACCCTCACTGGGAACCTGAACTTAAGCCTTTGACTGGACTAGACAAACCCGTTATTGATTATTTGGCCAGTCACAGTCTGGTGCAAAAGTTTACCTGGCAAATACAAACCTTTGTGCAAACCTGGTTACCGCATCTGGAGCGCAATAACCGCAGCTACCTGACCATTTCAATTGGCTGTACTGGTGGTCAACACCGCTCTGTTTATCTGGCTCAAACGTTAGGTGAGCGCTTTGCACGAACACATAGCAATGTAAAGATCCATCATCGCGAACAAGAAAAATGA
- a CDS encoding YhdP family protein: MWQVFAVTLVLLAVLVSVVKYSLPYANEYKNDIESLLYQQLGVELNIGSISASWQGNGPALVLRDVSFEDNLLSPISLHIAQTSLQLNLVESVRQWRLVSNYFVLDGFDATLDIDAMTTGMEGGSGEFEQHALIEELFLGDTGHFAVQNSQVTLLLSDDTSHTLLVPDLIWQNSADMHHGEGQISLPGLAKGQLNARFRFHGQQLKAMAGDIFIDAQQVEVMSWLQAYLDPQYGEVNSSVNMQLWAQLEQGQLKDVLVDWLPSHISWQQEQVDKQLAVQGGSLYLQPAQGGWALSSSELQLSRDKQSLAPLSIQGQFSENERTLWGQQLDLTFVAQLVSLTHFDWAKQVKTLSPFGQVTAAKLSLEDDKPMSMWLALQDIGWLQDGGIPGFSGLNAELTLMPDRGVVTISAQNQTLQVEEQFIAPITVNELNGDIHFYLDEAQQWHVLSDNLWLSNDDLSVALEMHLRLLEEPELDLYADVFGGDASIAGRYFPLQLMNENLVDYLNNGIQGGRLRHTQVLLSGPLNQFPYRDHQGRFEVLARIDKAKFAFAPDWAALHDGDVTLHFADERMDITVNRGTLLNQELSTGVVVSLADLEQTDLLTVNIAHTTEASTLAAFFSATPIADPLADILQVAQVQGNVTGNVDLLIDLASLDVNVLGSVEFNDNTLYLQQPGMALDKLSGTLNFIDDNIELDNTRALWRGMPLLFSLSGQGDSSRYRLAIETRLNADSGKLMPLTQGLMDGFVDGQALLAGRVMLDFTEQGFSYEANFTSDLQGVTVDLPMPVGKLANERMQLQAQVRGDDISNLISVALGEQLYFDGILDNNSGQIERAQLVLANVNSALSKPGFNITITQPQLTLAPWLPFIERIIAQVEQTSAEPGILPAFGELRAQIAQLNAVELAVSDFELSLTPDTQGLQARLNGKELRAQVQIPNNNSAQPIQIQADYLRLNPIAREENAVMAEDTPKEGDTEDPHQWLASIPAIEFNCDDCKITQYQLDKVKLVLAGNGEELLINQLSVDKGDHLLTGSGGWRDGRTYFNGTLTSDDFGQLMEEFDITSSVQDSSADIEFALNWAEPPYEFDVASLEGEVKWQLGEGHLAEISDHGARVFSLLSLDSLVRKLKLDFRDVFAKGFFYNRIDGTFQLSKGVVYTEDTQLDGVPADLSAKGYADLNSQAIDYELAVAPQVTSSLPVIVGWMVNPVTGLAALAIDKVIHSARVISEIKFKVTGTMTEPVVTELDRKSREVELPKPPSAKPDNPEGPAQSQQEGEQTEQLGKQSTPEVGSGAAVKTATEPSTVKEEKP; this comes from the coding sequence ATGTGGCAGGTGTTTGCTGTCACATTGGTGCTGCTTGCCGTCCTGGTATCGGTGGTCAAATATAGTTTGCCTTACGCCAATGAGTATAAAAACGACATAGAGTCATTGCTCTATCAGCAACTCGGGGTCGAGTTAAATATTGGTAGCATCAGTGCCAGCTGGCAGGGTAACGGGCCTGCGTTGGTGTTACGTGATGTCAGTTTTGAAGACAACCTCCTCTCGCCTATTTCTTTACATATTGCACAAACCAGCCTGCAGCTCAATCTGGTTGAATCCGTTCGACAGTGGCGACTGGTTTCCAATTATTTTGTGCTTGATGGATTTGATGCCACGCTAGATATTGATGCGATGACGACCGGTATGGAGGGGGGCAGCGGAGAGTTCGAGCAACATGCGTTGATTGAAGAGCTCTTTCTGGGCGACACTGGGCACTTTGCGGTTCAGAATAGCCAGGTGACTTTACTGCTCAGTGATGACACTTCGCATACTTTACTGGTGCCAGATCTGATCTGGCAAAATAGTGCAGACATGCATCATGGAGAGGGGCAAATCTCGTTGCCCGGACTCGCTAAGGGGCAACTCAACGCGCGCTTTCGTTTCCATGGTCAGCAACTTAAAGCCATGGCGGGCGATATCTTTATCGACGCGCAACAGGTTGAAGTAATGAGTTGGCTACAGGCCTACCTTGACCCTCAATACGGCGAGGTCAACTCCAGTGTTAATATGCAGCTTTGGGCGCAGTTGGAGCAAGGGCAACTTAAAGATGTCTTAGTGGATTGGTTACCTAGCCATATTAGTTGGCAGCAGGAACAAGTCGACAAGCAACTGGCAGTGCAAGGTGGGTCTCTCTACTTGCAGCCAGCGCAAGGTGGGTGGGCGCTGAGCAGCTCCGAGTTACAGCTATCACGGGATAAGCAAAGCCTTGCGCCGTTAAGCATTCAGGGGCAATTTAGCGAGAATGAGCGCACTTTGTGGGGGCAGCAACTGGATCTGACTTTTGTTGCTCAGCTTGTGTCGCTGACACACTTTGACTGGGCAAAGCAAGTAAAAACACTTTCTCCATTTGGCCAGGTCACTGCGGCCAAACTGTCACTTGAAGACGATAAACCTATGTCGATGTGGTTGGCCCTGCAGGATATTGGCTGGTTGCAAGATGGTGGGATCCCTGGCTTTTCCGGATTGAATGCTGAACTGACACTGATGCCCGATCGTGGCGTGGTGACAATCAGTGCTCAGAATCAAACATTGCAGGTAGAAGAGCAGTTTATCGCTCCAATAACAGTCAACGAGCTCAATGGTGATATTCACTTTTACCTCGATGAGGCGCAGCAGTGGCACGTTTTATCGGATAACTTGTGGCTTAGTAACGATGATTTGAGCGTGGCTCTGGAGATGCACTTGCGTTTGCTAGAGGAGCCAGAGCTTGATCTCTATGCCGATGTGTTCGGTGGTGATGCCAGCATCGCAGGACGATATTTTCCGCTACAACTGATGAATGAAAACCTGGTCGACTATTTGAATAATGGGATCCAGGGAGGACGACTGAGGCATACTCAGGTGTTGCTGTCCGGACCGTTAAACCAATTTCCCTATCGCGACCATCAGGGTCGTTTTGAGGTGCTAGCGCGTATTGATAAAGCTAAATTCGCTTTTGCACCAGACTGGGCGGCTTTGCACGATGGTGATGTGACCTTGCACTTTGCGGATGAGCGGATGGATATCACCGTGAATCGAGGCACATTATTAAATCAGGAGTTGAGCACTGGGGTTGTTGTCAGTTTGGCTGATCTTGAACAAACGGATCTGCTGACAGTGAATATTGCCCATACCACAGAGGCCAGCACATTGGCCGCATTCTTTAGTGCAACCCCCATCGCAGACCCTCTTGCTGATATTCTTCAGGTTGCTCAGGTCCAGGGAAATGTAACGGGCAATGTTGACCTGCTAATTGATTTGGCTTCGCTGGATGTGAATGTATTGGGGTCCGTCGAATTTAATGATAATACACTCTATTTGCAGCAGCCGGGTATGGCACTCGATAAGTTGAGTGGTACGCTAAATTTCATTGATGACAATATTGAATTGGACAATACGCGCGCATTGTGGCGCGGTATGCCTTTGCTCTTTAGTTTATCCGGACAAGGAGACAGCAGTCGTTACCGTTTAGCAATTGAGACTAGACTGAATGCAGACAGTGGCAAGCTGATGCCGCTGACACAAGGTTTAATGGATGGGTTTGTCGATGGACAAGCGCTACTCGCTGGGCGTGTGATGCTCGATTTTACGGAGCAAGGATTCAGCTACGAAGCAAACTTTACATCAGACTTGCAGGGCGTCACAGTAGATTTACCCATGCCGGTTGGTAAGCTGGCCAATGAGCGTATGCAATTACAAGCGCAGGTGCGTGGCGATGATATTTCTAACCTAATCAGCGTGGCGCTGGGGGAACAACTCTATTTTGATGGTATTTTGGACAACAATAGTGGCCAGATTGAACGTGCTCAGCTGGTTCTTGCCAATGTTAATAGTGCATTAAGTAAACCCGGCTTTAATATCACAATTACCCAGCCTCAGCTTACTTTGGCACCCTGGTTGCCGTTTATTGAACGCATCATTGCGCAGGTTGAGCAAACGTCCGCTGAGCCGGGAATTTTACCCGCCTTTGGTGAGTTACGTGCCCAAATTGCGCAGTTGAATGCAGTTGAGCTTGCCGTCAGTGACTTCGAATTAAGCTTAACTCCAGATACTCAAGGGTTACAGGCTAGATTGAACGGTAAAGAGCTGCGTGCACAAGTACAGATCCCGAATAATAATTCGGCACAGCCTATTCAGATCCAGGCGGATTATCTGCGTTTGAACCCGATTGCAAGAGAAGAAAACGCTGTCATGGCTGAGGATACGCCCAAGGAGGGTGACACTGAAGATCCACATCAGTGGTTAGCAAGCATACCTGCCATTGAATTTAACTGTGATGACTGCAAAATTACTCAGTATCAGCTCGATAAGGTCAAGCTGGTATTAGCAGGCAATGGTGAAGAATTATTGATCAATCAGCTGAGCGTCGATAAGGGCGACCACTTGCTAACAGGCAGTGGTGGTTGGCGCGATGGTCGAACCTACTTTAACGGAACTCTTACCAGTGACGATTTTGGCCAGCTTATGGAAGAATTTGATATCACCTCTAGCGTTCAGGATTCCAGTGCGGATATTGAGTTTGCATTGAACTGGGCTGAACCTCCCTACGAGTTTGATGTTGCCAGTTTAGAGGGAGAAGTTAAATGGCAACTGGGCGAGGGGCATTTGGCGGAGATAAGTGATCATGGTGCACGAGTGTTTTCTCTACTCAGTCTGGATTCACTGGTGCGCAAGCTCAAGCTAGACTTTCGTGACGTGTTTGCTAAAGGGTTTTTCTACAACCGAATTGATGGGACTTTCCAACTGAGTAAAGGGGTTGTCTATACTGAAGACACTCAATTGGATGGGGTGCCTGCTGATCTGTCAGCCAAGGGCTATGCCGATCTCAATAGCCAGGCCATTGATTATGAGTTGGCCGTGGCCCCTCAGGTTACGTCGAGTTTACCCGTTATTGTTGGTTGGATGGTCAACCCTGTGACGGGCCTTGCCGCGTTAGCAATTGACAAGGTGATCCACTCTGCGCGAGTGATTTCAGAGATCAAATTCAAAGTGACAGGTACTATGACAGAACCTGTTGTCACGGAACTGGACCGTAAGAGCCGGGAAGTTGAATTACCTAAACCTCCGAGTGCCAAACCTGACAACCCTGAGGGACCAGCACAGTCTCAACAAGAAGGGGAACAAACTGAGCAACTAGGAAAACAGAGTACACCGGAAGTCGGTTCTGGCGCAGCAGTCAAAACAGCAACTGAGCCTTCAACGGTTAAAGAGGAAAAGCCGTGA
- a CDS encoding HPr family phosphocarrier protein, protein MTQRFEDTFLIQNKLGLHARAASVLAELSAQFDANIMLFQGEKEAEGDSVLALLLLESSQGKEIKVVCEGPDAEQALRAIGNLIDDKFNESE, encoded by the coding sequence ATGACACAACGCTTTGAAGATACCTTTTTAATCCAAAACAAACTTGGCCTGCACGCCCGTGCAGCCAGTGTTTTGGCAGAGCTTTCTGCTCAATTCGACGCCAATATCATGCTCTTTCAGGGAGAAAAAGAGGCTGAAGGAGACAGCGTATTAGCGCTGCTATTGCTAGAAAGTAGTCAGGGTAAAGAAATCAAGGTCGTGTGTGAAGGGCCAGATGCCGAACAAGCTTTGAGAGCAATTGGAAACCTGATCGACGATAAATTTAACGAGTCCGAATAA
- a CDS encoding carbon-nitrogen hydrolase family protein, with product MSISHIYTVQMCSGTHPAHNLKQLRELLETQTLMQPALVCLPESWLAFCETPQQTLVQAEESLNWIGQIQQLCRDFDIWLAAGTIAIKDGEGRYYAASLLFNNEGKEVARYNKIHLFDADVADNAGQYRESTLTRAGEHVTTVASPFGRLGLSVCYDVRFPGLYQVMREQGAEVILVPSAFTTVTGDAHWHTLLRARAIETQCYVVAAAQVGHHENGRQTYGHSLIVSPWGTCLAEASTQVGIIHAQVDLAELHAIRQKMPVAAHNRFKSDFYE from the coding sequence GTGAGTATCAGTCATATCTATACAGTACAAATGTGCTCAGGGACACACCCTGCGCACAACCTGAAGCAGTTGCGGGAACTACTTGAGACACAGACCTTAATGCAGCCTGCGCTGGTGTGTTTGCCCGAATCATGGTTGGCGTTTTGTGAAACGCCACAACAGACGCTGGTACAAGCTGAGGAAAGTCTCAATTGGATCGGACAAATTCAACAGCTTTGTCGGGACTTTGATATTTGGTTAGCTGCCGGCACTATTGCTATTAAAGATGGTGAAGGTCGCTACTATGCTGCCAGCTTGCTGTTTAACAATGAAGGGAAGGAAGTTGCACGCTATAATAAGATCCATCTGTTTGATGCAGATGTTGCAGATAATGCGGGTCAATATCGGGAATCTACTCTGACCCGCGCTGGCGAACACGTAACCACAGTGGCAAGCCCTTTTGGCCGTTTGGGATTAAGTGTCTGCTATGACGTGCGTTTTCCCGGTCTTTATCAAGTGATGCGTGAACAAGGGGCTGAGGTAATACTGGTACCCAGTGCATTCACAACGGTAACTGGAGACGCGCACTGGCATACTTTGTTACGGGCGCGGGCAATAGAAACACAATGTTATGTGGTGGCTGCGGCTCAGGTGGGACATCACGAGAATGGTCGACAAACCTATGGCCATAGCCTGATTGTGTCTCCCTGGGGTACCTGTTTGGCTGAAGCGTCAACCCAAGTGGGCATTATTCACGCACAAGTTGACCTGGCAGAACTGCATGCCATCCGACAGAAAATGCCGGTAGCGGCACATAACCGATTTAAGAGCGATTTTTATGAGTAA